cagagttAGCATAGAAATAGCTGGCAGGTGGGTTATCATCTACCTGAACATGAAAGGTGTTCAGACTTTGTTTATGATTGGCGGACTTAAAAATAAGGCTGACACAACCAAGTCCTCCAACCATTAAGCTGTGCAAATAGTTTTTCATTAAGGAAagcaaggaaggagggagcaAAGCATTCCAATGGAGAACTAGTGAGCTCAGTGGCTGAAATTTGTACTCTCAGTGATTTTTCAGGTGCTTTAACATATTTCTGGTAGATAAAGGGGGGCTGTTAAtttcagtaaaagaaacaagGCCAGTCTTTCAAGACGAGACAGAGGAAGAATCAATGCAGCCTGATGATACCTAATTTGAAGGTCAGCACCATGCTAATTTAGAGGGCTGCATCCTATGTCTGAGCAGCATACCCTTGTCTGGCTTGGATTATCTGCTACTTTAGAGGTAATGTTTTAATCATTAATTAATGCTTTaagcttttcccttccctggctcacctttaattttatttatttatttatttatttatttattactaccATTGTCATCCAAGGAGTGTGCATTATGGTTTCCTCCTTGTTTCCTGCTTTTATAGTAACTTCCTTTTGTATTACCTTCCCTGGTAGCTTCAGAGCATGGCCTATTACAGAACATGATGGATAGGGACCCAGTGGTCAATTGGCTGCTATGGATTAGAATTAGGCAGGGAGTATTTAAATCAAGTAGTGAACACCATGGTGCTGACTTCAGTTGTTAAACTCCAACATCCAACAGTGATGTAAGAGATGACACAAAGATCTCCCAGTTCATATTGGGGAACTATCCTTTGTTATCATATTGCGAAAGGAAATACTGGTGTTGAACTCTTGGTAATAGAAGAATGAGAAGAATGTGAATGCAAAGAATGCAAAATTTCTTAAAATTTAAGTCAacatgcaatttatttatttatttattttttttttttttgcagacgTCACATCAATATTGTGAAGCAGGGTGGAGAATACTTTCATATCCTTCACCAAGAATCGctggagcagaagaaagcattGAAAGCACAAAAGACTCAGGTGACGAGATGGAGAACTGACTTCCAGCCATGTGAAAATTTATCTGAGGCAGAGGtgtcagaagaagaaatgagcaCGTAAGTTGATTCAGAGGGATTTTTGTAGATTAAAGTCAATGGTTTTAAAAAGCGACAAtctctctttctgtcactgAGCCAGAATATTACTACTTATTACTATGAActtgaagagaaaatgcttaaaaatcTAAGTGAGCACCCATGAACTGAATGATTATGGACCAAAAATACTTGTACTTTTAAAAAAGGAGGAAGCTTGGAAGGTGGAAGTTTTGGGTGAGCTGGGAGAGGTTTCGTAGGCACTTAAAAGTCATTCTCTGAGGAAGAGATCTGGTGAGAGTCTGCCATGTTTTGTTGCCCAATGTAACTAAGAATAATAAAGATCTGCATGCAGAAATTGTGGTCTCACTTGCAGAATGGGTTTATTGGCTAGTTCAGCCCTATTACCACCTTCTTCTGGTTTTCTCTCTATTTAATCGTTAAGTAGTCTTCCTTTAACTTCcatcttcattctttctgaCAGTTCCTCTCCAATAGAAGGCAGTCATCCAAAAAAatcagggaagaagaaaaaaaagatgacctTACGGTCTTATGCTCCCATTTATACCAGCGTCCTTGTTCCAGGACCCTCTGAAGCACAAAGGTATATTTGAAGGCATCATTTGCTCTCCGGGTCTTGATTTAGCATATTCTGAGTTATTTGCATGAAACCTGCATGCACAGTGTTTTGAGGAAAGACTATCAaagttacatttcatttttcctagcTTGGAAAACGAAGAAATTAGGCCTAAGAAAGAAAGTGGGAGAACACAGTACATATGCAATGCACACTGTTTTGTTCTAAGTTCATTAACCTCTTGCTCACCAGCAGTGTCTTTATGTCTATACTTGCATTAAACTACAGtgctaatcatagaatcatggaatggctttggttggaagggacctcagagatcaccAGCTTCCAACTCCCTGACACAGGCAAAGCAGtcaacctccagatctggcattagaccaggctgcccagggctccatccaacctggccttgaacacctccatggatggaacatccacagcctccctggacAGCTGTTCCAgcgcctcaccactctctctgtggAGAGCTTCCCATTGACAAATCACATCACCAAGTCAAGTCCTCTGAAAAGCTTCATGTTAAAAAATATGcttcaacattaaaaaaacctgGGTGGATGTGTAGAATTGATGGAGTCAATGGAAGTATTCTGCTGCAGAATTGCTTTTTATCGACAAAAGCTTCTTTTCCTGTTAGATATATCTATTTCAGTCAACACAATGGCAGTTTGACCATGTTTTCCTATCTGTAACATAACACATTTGTCTCTTCCTTTGCAGTGAATGTCTTTTCCGCCAGCTGTGTGCCCTACATTGGCTTTTGGAAGCTCTGACTCTTGAATCCAGCAGTTCAATGCAGCCTCTATTATCCTGCTGGAATCTCACGTACGTGTTCAATTCACAATAGTCTTTGGAATGAGAGTTTGGGAATCTTATGTCataagctgtttttttctcttccttcatgTAATAACTATTTAAGTGAAATCTTAGCAGAAAATACTGAGCTAACCTGGTGAAATTtagttgttttccttcctttcctttctcctttgttAAGAATTATGTAAACTAGAAACTTGTAGtaatgtatgtatgcatattcCAGGAGCCCTCCTTAGAGGGATATCCCCTAACTAAATGGGAATTCCAGATACACTTTAATTACAGAACAAAGCCAGAGATTAAGTGATATttagctgttgtttttgttctatCAATGATGCACTACAGTGATGAGCACTCGCAGAAGGTGCGCTGCTTCTGACTTTCTATGCTGTTAGAAGTAAATATTTAAGCTCTCAACATTTTTAGTCAATAAGCACAACAATGTTGACTTAACATTTATTTGAATTATTCACAAATGCTTGCTAAAACTTTGTACAATTCATGCTCTGATTTGCAGGGCAAAGCTCTTCagagctgttctgttttctctgtttattcTCAATGAAGACAAATTGTGCCTATATACAACAAGAGTGGCAGAGTACCATTATGTAGAATTAGCCTAGAGGAGAATCAGTCCAGTGCATACCATAGATGAATTTTCCACCCCTTTACATATGAGGACTGGCCAATAGACATGTGCCAACAGCAGGGTGTTAACATATAAGGCTTTGGATTCATTTCCAGATACAAAAGTGATGctgtctcttcttccttctattTTCTACTGCGGTCTCTACACACCACTCCTCTTCCTCAACGTTATCTGAGCTGATAAGCCAACATATACTTCATTTTGCAGTAACAATAAAAAATTATGCTTTCATTCAGATCATATAACATCTGCGTACATAAAAAGATTTCTAAAGGTAGTGAAGGGAGCAAGCTTAGAATATTAATCTGCTTTGCAAAACTTATGACTGATTAGATGGGGGTTGAATGATAAATGAGGCTCCCTCAGCAGTGACCTGTTGTTGTACCACAGCTGCCGGGATTGCATCTTTCATGTTTAATTTTGCCAACATGATGTAACATTTAAACTTTTGAACTAATTGAGGTCCTCACTCAGCCGACAggatacaaaaaacaaacttttgCATGAACCTGCCATCATTCTGATCCATTAAATCTTGCACAGAGAAAGTGGAGAGGATAATCTGGCTCAGTACATGCCAGGTAGTTTGCAAGAATTACTGTGCTGTCTTGTGACTATGGCTTAATCATGGCCTGTACTGCTTGTGTTGTCTTTATTATAAGACATTATATTATAAGCAAATATTTGTCACAATCAGTCACCATTTGCCCTCTGTTTATTACATTCTTAAAAGAACTTAATGATAAGAACTCTTGAAATAGGAAACTAATTACGTTGTTTTTATTTAGGGACCCTGgtggctttaaaaaaacagtgaaggaaaTTGAAGAGGAAAAGTTAGCAACATACATGTGGGTGCTCTTTCTTACGAACACAAAGGTATTGTTAATTTATTCTTTGGGAATGAATCTGATTTCTCAAGCACTTATTCTTTTTGTTGCCTTATTGAACTTCCTTGATACCACATTTTGTATTCTGGATCTTGTGAATTGCAGAttattcttctgtgtttttgtacAGTAACAGTTTTGATACTCAGCATTAGCAACAGCCATAAGTAACTGCTCAGAAGATTGAAGCTGTGCTTTGGCCTTAGTGATAATACTGATGTAGGAAGGATTAAATGTTCTGCTAAAAGTTATGTAGACCCTGGTTTCCATTTGTTCCCCTTAAGAGTTGAAGACCCTGGGGATTTCAAATTGGCATCCTGGAGGGCTGGTAGGGAATGAGTAGCAAGCTGTGAAACTTTCTTAAGATAAAGATTGTGGTTTttatgcagcttttctttttgctgtaagCAAACAGTGAGGGCAAGCCAGAAAGTCACAGAACTAAGAGCTGTTCCTCAGTAGGTGCCTTTCTGGTTTTTCCATATGGCCTACCCACTTCTGTAAAGTCGAGTCTTAAAGTCGAGTCCCAAAGAGCACGAACAGAGGAACACAAAGTGCATGTCAGCCTTCATGTGTCATACAGCATtcactattttgtttttcctcctccctggaTTAATTTCCTTTCTATCGTTTATACTAATTATTCTTTGAACACAGCTTTTCAATTCGATATGGAAACTTCTGGTGGACATACTGGGTTTCTCCAGGGGTCTTTAGTTTATAATACATACTGTTCTCATTATCAAGCCTGAAGAACTCAGTTTGCATTCAGTTCTATGTGATGGACACAGGAAACTTGCTTGTAAGGTTATCATATGTGAGAAGGAGGCCTGAATGTTTATCAAACCATTTTGGCTTACTCATCCATAAACATGAAAAAGTTGCTTTATTGATAGTACTCTGCATAGCTGCTGTGTTTCTTGCTTACAGAACAACTTAGTCTGTTGTCATTAATGCTACAGCAGAGGAATATGGAAGAAAGATGCCAAAAAATGTAGGCCTTACCCATGTAATTGCTGCCTTGGTGAAGTCAGTGACGATCAGATAAGCCTACAGCTGGAAttagtacaggaaaaaaagtggttCTTCATTGTCAAAGATGCTACAGAAGTTTGAAACCAAATCAGCTGTTGAAATTTGCTGCAGAAaatccctttttgttttttgttgtatgTACAGAAATACTTGAGGAAAGCACGGCGCATCCCGTTAAGGAGGCAGGCAAACAAGGCAGCTGTTCCAGCCATCTCTCAGCTGAGCATTCAGTCATTTTATGGTCAGACCCCCCTCAGCAGTGTAAattctttcatgcttttctctgaagACAATGTCAACCTGAGAGGATCTTTGGCCGATGTTACGAGTGAGTCAATGCAAACTAAAGAACAGCAACCTTTCCCCTGTAAGTTACCTTTATCTTACCAATATCAAGTAGACTTACTTTCAGTATCGCTAAGGAGTATTCCAAAGACGCCACTAGATGTGCCAATGTGCATCCTCTTTGGGTTTAGGAAACTTCATGCATGTCTGTCTATATACTCACCAGTTACAAACTGGTTTAGAGATGACATAATCCCATGTGAATATTAAGTAAGGGTTGTATTGTCATTTATATCAGCTGTATAATCACTCGTTCACACCTATGATGTCCAACAGGAGGTAAAAACATTGAAAGTGTTCTTTGGCATAATCAAACTGATGAACCAAACTGATCAACTGATGAACCAAACATACAGCTATTTAATGCAGGGCTTTGTTGTTCTGTGCTCCTCCTACTCATCCATTAGTGACTGCCTGCACCTGATAGACCTGACAGAATAATTAGCAATGCATCTCAGCATATAGCAAGGCAGTCTTAagcctttcccttcttttaaatCAAGGCCAGAAAAGCAAATTAgtatttatcatagaatcacagaatggcctgggttgcaaaggcccacagtgctcatccagttccaaccccctgctatgtgcagggttgccaaccagcagcccaggctgcccagagccacatccagcctggccttgaatgcctgcagggatggggcatccacagcctccttgggcaacctgttccagtgcgtcaccaccctctgtgtgtaTTTAGGGATCAGGATGTTGTTCTTAGATTgctatttatattattattatgagTCTGacattatcatagaatcactaaggttggaaaagaccgtcAAGATCATCCAGATAATGTAATAATATTCTGCTAGGCTCTAAATTAGCACTCAGGAGGAGATCTTGGACTTATTTGGAATAGTTCTGTGAATGCTTATTGGTTATTAAAagggttttaaaaataaacaacaaaaccctgAGGAGAATGAGTGAGAGACAATGTAAAAGGCACTTAAGGAAAATTACGAGTGCttggtattttcttcttctgttacAATCTTTCTGAATTAAATTATCTGAATAGAAGAAGACaacaaaatgttctttattGCAAAGCAGTGGTCACATTTTCTGAGTCTGGAAGACCTTCAGATTCAGTATACCAGAAGCTGGGTACACACGAGAGAAGGCTTTGCACTAAACATCATATTCTACATCAGTTGCAGTTGTCCATGATGCTGAGCACAGATGGACAGCCTTGCTAGGACATGGGTGGGAACAGTGGAACATTCAAAGCTTTAAGTTCAAGCAATTCATTTACAGATGTAGGTGTAAAACTGGTTTCTGTGCGAGATGTGATTTGAAAATAATCCAGGGAGCTGTCACAGCTGAGAGCTTCATTTGGCCATGGGATGAAGAAACGTCCCATAGAGACAGACAAGCAGAAACTGGGAGACAATTGGACGGAGTTAATACGTTTTTACAGATTGTTTTTCATCAGCCCCACAGAAGCAGATCCAGACAATAGAGGTGAAGGCATCAAACGATGTCTGTGAACAAGAAGACACGCTTAAGAAGACTGGACTTCAGAGGTGTGTTATCCAATGTCTTTCTGAAAGACCAGGAGAAGGAActcagcagaacagagctgaggGGTGCTGggattttgttgttgggttgCTGGTGTTGTTTCAGAGCGGCTGAATTTGGTGTTCATTGAGTTCAAATGGTACCGATATCTCTCAGCCCAGGTGTCAGAACAGACTTCCATTAGATGTGCTCCCTCATTATTCAGTTCTGTggtgctttctgcagctgtaaGACTGACACAACTAATCATTCGTATAATTGGGCTTtgctgaagcatttttttttttccttggagtTGAGGTCaagaaaaatgtgatgaaaatatgaataatatgaatattaaaaaatgataaacTTTGTTCCTGGATAACTCCAGCAAGTCTGCCACACTGAGAGTGTTTTTGTAGTTTTCATAGGATGCCTCATAGACTGGCAATGCTACACTGTACCCAGTTTTAAACCTTGTCTTGTCTTACAATTTACtgtcagcattttatttcactgaggGCAGAGCAGGCCCTTAAAGAGTAAAACCTTACACCACGGTTAGAGTAGTTTGCAGCCCAAAAAGGCTTCCTTGGAAGAAGGTGACAGGCAGGAAAGATGGCAATAATCCACTTTTAATATCATTTACAATTTTAATTTGTCACATTCTGTCATAAATCTGATGGAAGATGATCGTGGATGATATTAAATTTGGACTTCAGTGTGAGTGAAGGATCTCCAAACATGGTTGCATTCACACTGCTGTGAGGTGGTTACCATGAGATACTAATTCCACTTCCCTTGTTTTATTCCCAGCTGCCGTATCAGCCATTTCATTAAAAGCAGATCTAATCTGAGTGCTGATGCAAGGCACCAGTTCATGGCAATACGTGAAGAAGCAGCTCATTGTTTGCATGATGCTCTAGAGAACCTTGAGAGGTAAGAAGAGACTGTTTGCTGTATACTTCTAAAAGAATATATGCACCTTGCTCTTGACCTTTTATCTTCAGGTGTTTTAAAGATGCATCTACTGATCTGTGTGAAACAACAGTAAGGGGTAGCGAATGGTCTGGAAAGCTTTGACCGTCCAGGTATGAAAATGTACTCCAGGTTAAATATTTATGGCAGTGTTTGGGGATGGTTCTGAGTGACTTTTGTGAACGCAGCTGTGATAAATACGTGGGATGTATTTGCTTTGAACATCATAGTCCTTTCCACTCAAAGAGAGAGTAATAAATTCAGTTCACGTGCAGTCTGCATGGCTGTCttgtcatttcatttcagagttGGCTGTGTTGTTCTTCATCATTACATGGGCTATTTTTACAGTAGCACTTGCAGTGTCCTCTCCCAAGGCCCTTTCCCTGATTAGCAGTGTATCTACTTTGTTAACCAACCAGAATGTGTCACCCTTTCCTTTCACAGACGAACGTTTCTGGGTAATATTTGTgcaaattcttttttcctcGGTAAACATCACACCTGAAATCCTTCCCTACACAGCTGTTTTctatcttcctttcttctttccattctttcgTTCCATTTTGTAGTtagatttgatttcttttttgcccCGGagctttccttattttttagATGGTATATTCAGATGGGTATATCCAGAATGCTGCACAAGCAAACATTGTTTTGAGCATCCACAGACTGAACGTGCAATGTGTTCTtcagttgtgttgttttctgccttccttGGTATCTTCCCACTTATCTATGAAGAAGAATGGGTAATGTTTAAGGTACAGATTCATTTttaaggttttgttgttgttgttaggaGCCAGGAAGAGCGATGCTGTCAAAAATACCTGGCTTTGAAACGTCTGAAGTACTTTAAAACAGACATGGAAAGAATAAGACAGCTGGATGTGATACCTGAAAGAGAACgtgaagaaaatggaattaaatgGTAAGAAGCCATTGAGATCCTCATTGCAGATGAGGTCGTCATGGTCTTAGAGTTTTCTTGCTTACAAAAAGCTGTGAttctattctttttctgcttggagTACCACTGGAAAGCATTGGAATTGGTTGCTGAAAATGCAGGCTTCgcaaactgggggaaaaaaaatacccagcTGTTCCTAGGGGCAGCCTGGTCAGGAAACAAGTTAATTGGGTCTGGTAGAAGAAAAGGGAGGGGGGAGATTTCTTTCATGCTCTGTCCATGCATTCATAGATGCTCTCCAGCATGGAGCTCTGTCAGAAACTTCATCCATCAGGACGTGTGTAAAACACGCTGTACCCTGAAGAGGAGAGATGCTTTATAAATGTATGCGGGTTAAAGTCACAGCAACTTCTTACTGAACTGAGAATTCACAGAGCTGAAACTGATAGTGAGAAAACTCTGATTCTAGCTGTGCAAtcatgtaaaaaaagaaaatattccccTGCCAGTGTGGAT
This sequence is a window from Excalfactoria chinensis isolate bCotChi1 chromosome 16, bCotChi1.hap2, whole genome shotgun sequence. Protein-coding genes within it:
- the CCDC60 gene encoding coiled-coil domain-containing protein 60 isoform X3; this translates as MPAPGVLKISRAEAPVASNVQLRAAAPPEPAKDGGIKVPVGSKPLNPKDFVRIQPLPSSAEREGKVLARSWALYRSSGPPSEQVFREKWHRREQHRTQGLFTPRGKPYRELGELSCADPKQFTLRSLGQLAKEPVKKVVQERPRREVAEVAANESSVNPKSDQLESVKRPSSSGETGKELKTLSKTLARLRRHINIVKQGGEYFHILHQESLEQKKALKAQKTQVTRWRTDFQPCENLSEAEVSEEEMSTSSPIEGSHPKKSGKKKKKMTLRSYAPIYTSVLVPGPSEAQSECLFRQLCALHWLLEALTLESSSSMQPLLSCWNLTDPGGFKKTVKEIEEEKLATYMWVLFLTNTKKYLRKARRIPLRRQANKAAVPAISQLSIQSFYGQTPLSSVNSFMLFSEDNVNLRGSLADVTSESMQTKEQQPFPSPQKQIQTIEVKASNDVCEQEDTLKKTGLQSCRISHFIKSRSNLSADARHQFMAIREEAAHCLHDALENLERSQEERCCQKYLALKRLKYFKTDMERIRQLDVIPEREREENGIKWFPVLLARLPEPVKNDRYVKKILKKLEKFGMASDLSIDQETFLKTLSDLQLWELCSPDVAAAVEFVRESIVQMPEEDFSEWLQARVDPFHDQLSTF